The following proteins come from a genomic window of Pseudomonas hygromyciniae:
- a CDS encoding tetratricopeptide repeat protein, protein MSKSRRYAIIGLSALLFVALIFWYFSRTPSVSVPPAIAHGYSKALKQAHNGEPGAARVLYQQLGRPDLSDARRAALHSELHNYPSPQALKLADKDLSHESAQVRQAAIASIVGLVPSGQRTLLLGPLLEDDEQSVRFAAANALLGLSPDTLGLYFGPLQQVLDEYVKYLKAQPESPEGWIQLARLYIHSALLPEAQHALEQALRLDPENLPAVVARIELLDKQGKVDDSRQVLATQLQAHPESAYLQHALGMWLLHHGEREYALLGLSKAVELEPDNQDYRYDLATTLHDQEELEAAQRQLEEIVQRHPANRKARVLLINYWQESGQLQNVQVLLAQLEQQNPDDPALQQGL, encoded by the coding sequence ATGTCAAAGTCACGCCGTTACGCGATCATCGGCCTGAGCGCCCTGTTGTTTGTCGCACTGATCTTTTGGTATTTCTCCCGCACCCCCAGCGTGTCCGTCCCGCCGGCGATTGCCCACGGTTACTCCAAGGCCCTGAAACAGGCACATAACGGCGAGCCAGGCGCCGCACGGGTGCTGTATCAACAATTGGGCCGGCCAGATCTGTCCGACGCTCGCCGCGCCGCCCTGCACAGCGAATTGCACAATTATCCAAGCCCCCAGGCATTGAAGCTGGCCGACAAGGACTTGAGCCACGAATCGGCACAGGTGCGTCAGGCGGCCATTGCCAGCATCGTCGGCCTGGTACCCAGCGGCCAGCGCACCCTGTTGCTCGGCCCCTTGCTCGAGGATGACGAGCAAAGCGTGCGGTTTGCCGCCGCCAATGCCCTGCTGGGGCTTTCCCCCGACACCCTGGGCCTGTACTTCGGCCCCTTGCAGCAAGTGCTGGATGAGTATGTGAAATATCTCAAGGCCCAGCCCGAAAGCCCTGAAGGCTGGATCCAGCTGGCACGCCTGTACATTCACAGCGCCCTGCTGCCAGAGGCGCAACATGCCCTGGAACAGGCATTGCGCCTGGACCCGGAGAACCTGCCGGCGGTGGTGGCGCGCATTGAGTTGCTGGACAAACAGGGCAAGGTCGATGACTCACGCCAGGTGCTGGCCACCCAACTGCAAGCCCACCCCGAGTCGGCCTATCTACAACATGCCCTGGGCATGTGGCTGCTGCACCATGGCGAACGCGAGTACGCCCTGCTGGGCCTGTCCAAGGCCGTGGAGCTGGAACCCGACAACCAGGATTATCGCTACGACCTGGCCACCACCCTGCATGACCAGGAAGAACTGGAAGCCGCCCAACGCCAACTGGAAGAAATCGTCCAGCGCCATCCCGCCAATCGCAAGGCGCGGGTGCTGTTGATCAACTATTGGCAAGAAAGCGGCCAGTTGCAGAACGTTCAGGTGCTGTTAGCGCAGTTGGAACAGCAAAATCCGGACGATCCGGCCCTGCAGCAAGGGCTTTGA
- a CDS encoding bestrophin family protein: MIVRPKPNLFGILFSLKGSIAKRIALRSLLVTLLASVIVLVETLHPAYFSKVNATPFTLLGLSLSIFMSFRNNACYDRWWEGRKQLGQMVIEIRSLIRESQIFTLPGEREGLLRGLCGFAHGLVARLRLEDEARAIKPWISVESSHPNLPDSILQALGARCSDAALQGRISDWRYTLLETRLVGLSQVQAACERIKSTPLPFPYTLLLHRTIYLFCILLPFAMAEPLGWLTPIFTAIVSYTFFGLDEIGDDLEDPFGFDENDLPCNAIVRTLEREILAALGETVLPPPLEPVDYVLT; encoded by the coding sequence ATGATTGTTCGCCCCAAACCCAACCTGTTCGGCATCCTGTTCTCCCTCAAGGGCTCGATTGCCAAGCGCATTGCCCTGCGCAGCCTGCTGGTCACGCTGCTGGCCTCGGTGATCGTACTGGTGGAAACCCTGCACCCAGCCTATTTTTCCAAGGTCAACGCCACGCCGTTCACCCTGCTGGGGCTGTCGCTGTCGATCTTCATGAGCTTTCGCAACAACGCCTGCTACGACCGCTGGTGGGAAGGCCGCAAGCAATTGGGGCAGATGGTCATCGAGATCCGCTCGCTGATCCGTGAAAGTCAGATTTTTACCCTGCCCGGCGAGCGCGAAGGCCTGTTGCGCGGCCTGTGCGGCTTTGCCCATGGCCTGGTTGCGCGTCTGCGCCTGGAAGACGAGGCCCGTGCCATCAAGCCGTGGATAAGCGTGGAGTCCAGCCACCCGAACCTGCCCGACAGCATTCTGCAAGCGCTGGGAGCCCGCTGCTCGGACGCTGCCCTACAGGGTCGGATCAGCGACTGGCGCTACACCCTACTGGAAACCCGCCTGGTGGGCCTGAGCCAGGTACAGGCCGCTTGCGAGCGGATCAAGAGCACGCCACTGCCCTTCCCCTACACCCTGCTGCTGCACCGCACCATCTACCTGTTCTGCATCCTGCTACCGTTTGCCATGGCCGAGCCCCTGGGTTGGCTGACGCCGATTTTCACCGCCATCGTCAGCTACACCTTCTTTGGCCTGGATGAAATCGGCGACGACCTGGAGGACCCGTTCGGCTTCGACGAAAATGACCTGCCCTGCAATGCCATCGTGCGCACCCTGGAACGGGAGATCCTTGCGGCACTGGGCGAAACCGTACTGCCGCCCCCTCTGGAGCCCGTGGACTATGTACTGACGTGA
- a CDS encoding SDR family NAD(P)-dependent oxidoreductase, translating into MQIENKVFMVSGGASGLGAATAQMLVAAGAKVMLVDLNADAVAAQAAELGAQARSVVADISQEAAAEAAVQATVTAFGALHGLVNCAGVVRGEKILGKNGPHALASFAQVINVNLIGSFNLLRLAAAAIAESEANAEGERGVIINTASVAAFDGQIGQAAYAASKGAIASLTLPAARELARFGIRVMTIAPGIFETPMMAGMTPEVRDSLAAGVPFPPRLGKPAEYAALARHIIENSMLNGEVIRLDGALRMAAK; encoded by the coding sequence ATGCAGATTGAAAACAAGGTCTTTATGGTCAGCGGCGGCGCTTCGGGCCTCGGCGCGGCCACCGCCCAAATGTTGGTGGCGGCGGGCGCCAAAGTGATGCTGGTGGACCTGAATGCCGATGCCGTGGCGGCCCAGGCCGCTGAATTGGGCGCACAGGCGCGTAGCGTGGTGGCGGATATCAGCCAGGAAGCGGCCGCCGAAGCGGCAGTACAGGCCACCGTTACGGCGTTTGGCGCTTTGCACGGGCTGGTCAACTGCGCAGGCGTAGTGCGTGGCGAGAAAATTCTCGGCAAGAACGGGCCACATGCCTTGGCCAGCTTTGCCCAGGTGATCAACGTCAACCTGATCGGCAGCTTCAACCTGTTGCGTTTGGCGGCGGCGGCCATTGCTGAATCCGAGGCCAATGCCGAGGGTGAGCGCGGCGTCATCATCAACACCGCATCGGTGGCGGCCTTTGACGGCCAGATCGGCCAGGCAGCCTATGCGGCTTCCAAGGGTGCGATTGCCAGTTTGACGCTGCCAGCGGCGCGGGAGCTGGCGCGCTTTGGTATTCGCGTGATGACCATCGCCCCCGGTATTTTCGAAACGCCGATGATGGCCGGCATGACCCCAGAGGTACGCGATTCCCTGGCGGCCGGCGTGCCCTTTCCGCCACGTTTGGGCAAACCGGCCGAATACGCTGCGCTGGCCCGACATATCATTGAAAACAGCATGCTCAATGGCGAGGTGATCCGTCTTGACGGTGCCTTGCGTATGGCGGCCAAGTAA
- a CDS encoding acetyl-CoA C-acyltransferase — MTQLHDPIVIVSAVRTPMGGFQGELKSLTAPQLGAAAIRAAVERAGIAHDAVDEVLFGCVLPAGLGQAPARQAALGAGLDKSTRCTTLNKMCGSGMEAAILAHDSLLAGSVQVVIAGGMESMSNAPYLLDRARSGYRMGHGRVLDHMFLDGLEDAYDKGRLMGTFAEDCAEANGFTREAQDAFAIASLTRAQQAISAGRFSAEIVPVQVTVGKEQKTITDDEQPPKARLDKIATLKPAFREGGTVTAANSSSISDGAAALLMMRQSEAQKRGLKPLAVIHGHAAFADEPGLFPVAPVGAIRKLLSKTGWNLGDVDLFEINEAFAVVSLVTMSKLEIPHDKVNVHGGACALGHPIGASGARILVTLLSALRQKGLKRGVAAICIGGGEATAMAVECLD, encoded by the coding sequence ATGACCCAGCTCCACGATCCGATTGTTATTGTCAGCGCCGTACGCACGCCCATGGGCGGGTTCCAGGGCGAACTCAAGAGCTTGACCGCGCCCCAATTGGGCGCCGCCGCGATTCGTGCCGCCGTCGAGCGCGCGGGTATTGCCCACGACGCCGTGGATGAAGTGTTGTTCGGTTGCGTACTGCCCGCCGGTCTCGGCCAGGCCCCGGCACGCCAGGCCGCCCTGGGCGCTGGCCTGGACAAATCGACCCGCTGCACGACCCTCAACAAAATGTGCGGTTCGGGCATGGAAGCGGCGATTCTCGCCCATGACTCGCTGCTGGCCGGCAGCGTGCAGGTGGTGATCGCCGGGGGCATGGAGAGTATGTCCAACGCCCCGTACCTGCTGGATCGGGCGCGTAGTGGTTACCGCATGGGCCATGGTCGGGTTCTTGACCATATGTTCCTCGATGGCCTGGAAGACGCCTATGACAAGGGCCGCCTGATGGGCACCTTTGCCGAGGACTGCGCCGAGGCCAACGGCTTTACCCGTGAGGCCCAGGATGCCTTTGCCATTGCCTCGCTGACCCGTGCCCAACAGGCGATCAGTGCCGGTCGCTTCAGTGCCGAGATTGTCCCGGTGCAGGTCACCGTGGGCAAGGAACAAAAGACCATCACTGACGACGAGCAGCCGCCCAAGGCGCGCCTGGACAAGATCGCCACCTTGAAGCCGGCGTTTCGCGAAGGCGGCACGGTGACGGCGGCCAACTCCAGTTCAATTTCCGACGGCGCGGCGGCCTTGCTGATGATGCGTCAGAGCGAAGCGCAAAAACGCGGGCTCAAGCCTCTGGCAGTGATTCATGGCCATGCAGCGTTTGCCGATGAGCCGGGGTTGTTCCCGGTGGCGCCGGTGGGGGCGATCCGCAAGCTGCTGAGCAAGACCGGCTGGAACCTGGGTGATGTGGATCTGTTCGAGATCAACGAAGCGTTTGCCGTGGTCAGTCTGGTGACCATGAGCAAGCTGGAAATTCCCCACGACAAGGTCAACGTCCACGGAGGCGCGTGCGCTCTGGGGCATCCGATTGGCGCATCTGGCGCGCGTATCCTCGTGACCCTGCTGTCGGCCCTGCGCCAGAAAGGGCTTAAGCGCGGTGTGGCGGCCATCTGCATCGGCGGCGGTGAAGCCACGGCCATGGCCGTCGAGTGCCTGGATTAA
- a CDS encoding enoyl-CoA hydratase, with protein MSYQTILLEVQGRVGLITLNRPEALNALNAQLVSEVNQALDSLEANPEIGCIVLTGSKKAFAAGADIKEMADLTYPQIYLDDLFSDSDRVANRRKPIIAAVNGFALGGGCELALMCDFILAGDNAKFGQPEVNLGVLPGMGGTQRLTRAVGKAKAMEMCLTGRFIDAVEAERCGIVARIVPSDELLAEALKVAALIASKSVPISMMVKESVNRAFEVSLSEGVRFERRVFHAAFATQDQKEGMAAFVAKRAPAFVDK; from the coding sequence ATGAGTTACCAAACCATTTTGCTTGAAGTCCAAGGCCGCGTCGGGCTGATTACCCTCAATCGCCCCGAGGCGTTGAACGCCTTGAACGCGCAACTGGTCAGCGAAGTGAATCAGGCCCTGGACAGCCTGGAAGCCAATCCCGAGATCGGCTGCATTGTGTTGACCGGTTCGAAAAAAGCCTTTGCCGCGGGTGCCGATATCAAGGAAATGGCGGATCTGACCTACCCGCAGATCTACCTCGACGACCTGTTCAGCGACAGCGACCGTGTAGCCAACCGCCGTAAGCCGATCATTGCGGCGGTCAACGGCTTTGCCCTGGGCGGTGGTTGCGAGTTGGCGTTGATGTGCGACTTCATCCTGGCCGGCGACAACGCCAAGTTTGGCCAGCCGGAAGTCAACCTTGGCGTGCTGCCGGGCATGGGCGGCACCCAGCGCCTGACCCGTGCGGTGGGCAAGGCCAAGGCCATGGAAATGTGCCTGACCGGGCGTTTTATCGATGCGGTGGAAGCGGAACGTTGCGGCATCGTTGCGCGGATCGTGCCGTCGGACGAACTGTTGGCAGAGGCCCTCAAGGTCGCTGCGCTGATTGCCAGCAAATCGGTGCCCATCAGCATGATGGTCAAGGAAAGCGTCAACCGCGCCTTTGAAGTCAGCCTGTCGGAAGGCGTGCGCTTTGAACGCCGGGTGTTCCACGCCGCCTTTGCCACTCAGGACCAGAAGGAAGGCATGGCGGCGTTCGTGGCCAAGCGCGCTCCGGCATTCGTGGATAAGTAA
- a CDS encoding fe2+ zn2+ uptake regulation protein, translated as MYNPQLPTDGHSMAHDAAFGSGSQAFAKAPEQQGNQRIRHLLKCFGLRTSLIRLKVIDALLTAADNGRTLGVRGVHSHLLGLGIPLSFLSVREVLKRLCSEGVITLNSDKSYSLHEEAAKVLAAGVGLND; from the coding sequence ATGTACAACCCGCAACTGCCCACGGATGGACATTCTATGGCCCACGACGCCGCCTTTGGCTCGGGCAGCCAGGCTTTCGCCAAGGCGCCCGAGCAACAAGGCAACCAACGCATCCGGCATCTACTCAAGTGTTTTGGATTGCGCACCAGCCTGATCAGGCTGAAAGTCATCGACGCCCTGCTCACGGCCGCCGATAACGGCCGCACGCTAGGGGTCCGGGGTGTGCACAGCCATTTGCTGGGACTGGGCATCCCGCTATCGTTTCTCAGTGTGCGCGAGGTGCTCAAGCGCCTGTGCAGCGAGGGTGTGATCACGCTTAACAGCGATAAAAGCTACAGCCTCCATGAAGAGGCTGCCAAAGTCCTGGCCGCAGGCGTAGGACTCAACGATTAG